The Coprobacter tertius genome includes a region encoding these proteins:
- the rplU gene encoding 50S ribosomal protein L21: protein MYVIVDIQGQQFKAEAGKRLYVHRLAADQGAAVEFDKVLLVDNDGTVKVGAPVVEGAKVVCEVLSHLKGERIIVFKKKRRKGYRKRNGHRQCFTEVLIKEIVA, encoded by the coding sequence ATGTACGTAATTGTAGACATTCAGGGACAGCAGTTCAAAGCCGAAGCAGGCAAAAGATTGTATGTTCATCGTTTAGCCGCAGACCAGGGTGCTGCAGTCGAGTTCGACAAAGTATTGCTGGTTGATAACGACGGGACGGTAAAGGTAGGCGCTCCTGTAGTGGAAGGTGCCAAGGTAGTATGTGAAGTACTTTCACATTTAAAAGGCGAAAGAATTATCGTTTTCAAGAAAAAAAGAAGAAAAGGATATCGTAAACGTAACGGTCATCGTCAGTGCTTTACCGAAGTGTTAATTAAAGAGATTGTTGCTTAA
- the rpmA gene encoding 50S ribosomal protein L27: MAHKKGVGSSKNGRESESKRLGIKVFGGQFAKAGNIIVRQRGTVHHPGENVGIGKDHTLFALVNGVVVFRKKRDNRSYVSVEPQQN, encoded by the coding sequence ATGGCACATAAGAAAGGTGTCGGTAGTTCCAAGAACGGCCGTGAATCAGAAAGTAAGCGATTAGGCATTAAGGTATTCGGCGGACAATTTGCTAAAGCCGGCAATATAATCGTTCGTCAAAGAGGTACTGTTCATCATCCGGGTGAAAACGTAGGTATCGGTAAAGATCATACTTTGTTTGCATTAGTAAACGGGGTTGTGGTATTCCGCAAAAAAAGAGATAACCGCTCATACGTTTCGGTAGAACCGCAGCAAAACTAA